A region of the Pseudorasbora parva isolate DD20220531a chromosome 18, ASM2467924v1, whole genome shotgun sequence genome:
gattttattattattattattttttttttttacacagatATAACTTTTTTCCCCCACCAAAGTTTAGCTATTTTTTGTCTTATCTCTTTGGTTTGTAAACCATAAACTAAGGGATTTAATCCTGGTGGTACAATGTGGAACATTATACTAGTTAATTTTCTGTTGTCAGAGTATTCAGGAAAACGATGAAGAAATGTCATGATAGcgccagaaaaaaacattactaaataAACAGCTAAATGAGTACTACAggtttttatagctttgctGTTTAGTGCTTTGCTTTTGCTACTTCTGCATACAACAGCAATCTTGacatatgttataaatatcgatactgaTGAAAAGCAGAGTACAGCCACTGTATACACAATTCcataaacattatttatgaCCACACTTTCACAGGACAGTTTAAACAGTGAGGCATTGTCACAGAAAGGGTTTTCAATTTTAGATCTGCAGTGAGAAAGGCGTACAGTGAGACCTAACATAATTGTGACTAAAAGAATGGCCAGGGCCCAAGCAAATGCTGTTAGCTTAAGTACCATCTTATTGGTCATTATAGCTGAATATCTCAGTGGATTACATATAGCCACATATCTGTCAAAGGCCATGATTATCAGCACATAGTGGCATGCTGCTATGAATACATGAACAAAATATGCTTGAGTAACACACTCCATATATGTTATATATCGCTCTGAGGGTTCCTTTAAAATGTCTTGCATTAAGCGTGGCAAAATGACTGTGGTCCCCAGCATATCGTTCAGTGGCAAGTTACAAAAAAGGAAATGCATTGGATGATGAAGATTCTTTTCTGTTGAGATCAGAACTATAAGTCCAAAGTTAGATACCATAATAAAGACATAAGCCAGGAAGAGCAGGATGAAAACTGGGTAGGAAGACTGAGGTGTAACTTTCAGTCCCTCTATAAGGAGAATGCTGTGTCTGAATGTCAGGTTGTCCATTCTCAGATCTTCACAAAACCTAAGAAGTAATAAACAACCAGATCTTCCATTTCATTAATAGCATTTTAACTTGAAGTacggaaaataaataaataaataaataaataaataaataaataaataaataaataaaaataaatgtatttaatgaatacttcaaataaataaataaataaataaataaataaataaaacacaaagtgCTCACAATGTGTAATGTATGTAACAACTGGTAGctgtcaaataaaatgtatatatatacttacTTCAGAAGTGTTCCGCTATTAGGTGTATTATGAGAAATTGTTTATTACTACATAGATTGTGTGGAACATAATAGAAGGCAACTCTGTCATGTAACATAAACATTAACTAGTTAAAACGTATAACGTACTTCTCTGAAGAGAAATGTATTTGCCTCACCTTTAAATATGTTGTTCAAATGTTTTTCTATGATGCTGTAATCATCCCAAAGGGGATTCGCCCTTATTTGGTGTTGTGTTGAACAATGTCATCAGGGCACTTAACCTCTACAAATAACCTCAACTAAAACATAATTATGGAATAACACACAGtaaactcatttaaaaatgCTTTGAGGTTCCTAGAACAATTAATATGCAACATACCTGTAATGAATTTCACTGAAGATCCCAGTGCAGTTTattcagatttaaacaatacGAAAAATAAAAGTACAGGTTGTTCTTTTTCAATTGAGAAGATCAAAACCCCAAAATAACACTAAGGAATAGATTAACAGTGgcctgttttatatttattgttataTCTTAAATCTCAATATATATTGTCTGGACCCCCTACGGTTGTGTAGATGTGCACAAGGACACAAGATGCCTCAGACATTAGCTTGCGACATCAACTCAGGGAATGAGAGCCTGGAGTGGCATGAGCATCTAAGCTATACAATCTTATGGATATGTTATGTCCCAACCTTAGTCTAAGGGTTTAAGGAGGGagtaacaaaagaaaaatgaaaattacaaacaaacaaatcaataaatcaatcaataaaacaataaatgttgAGGAATATCCTTGTCCACTATCCCAGCTCTGTTCACTCTTATTACACTTGAGGTTTCTTGCTAAAAGGTTCCCCAAGCTTTTTACTACCACTCAAACAAAAGATTAGAACAAGAATCTAGTTAACCagtgttttattaaaggggTTAACATAAATCCAATATCAACATAAAGAACAGAAACATACAACGGACTTAATTAACCAAAGCGTCAGGAGTGGGCAAggccaaaacaacaaacaaaacagtgTCTTACTAAAGGGTATTAAGTAAACTAAAttccctacactgtaaaaaaattatttgttgacttaacttaatatattttgttatctttttgcattgatttttttaagtttctctTACTTATTTGGATAAGTTATCTGAACTAATTCCATTTAGTAATAAAAACTTTcccttcagttttctgaacttaaatgttctagtcatcataacttcacttcagttttctgaacttaaatgttctagtcatcataacttcactttagttttctgaacttaaatgttctagtcatcataacttcactttagttttctgaacttaaatgttctagtcatcataacttcacttcagttttctgaacttaaatgttctagtcatcataacttcacttcagttttctgaacttaaatgttctagtcatcataacttcactttagttggttgcaaagctgctttaataagtattaattgcattactatattgatttgtaaattacatttgatttagaataaaacctatagcaaattaaaatcacagcaacacatatcagtacacatttatatttattgcaaaaacaaacaccaaAAACAACCACACAAAAGGTCTGAAATGTCCTTTCTTCAGAAAATTGCAAAAAGAAACGGCACAGActgttaaacacctctgatttggctttataccattttaatttaaacttaatttaagttcattttaattaacaatGTGTAAGCTCTCAAGCTTCAGTACATTTATCAATGAGCATAAACAGCACATATGCACCAGTGTTACCtcactgcatttttttcagctttGCAGCTCTCCCCAACCATTAAAcctagattaaaaataaaaataaaataaaaagttggatAACCTCATAGCTCGAGCCCAAACAGTGTGGCAAAGGCATTTAGGGCATCTTCTAGATCCATGACCACAATCTCCGTCTAGTATGACATCCACATCCACAACATCATCTGGGAAGGCACTATCATGTCTGATGTCCTCACTCATGGTCAAGATGCCCTACATTAACCCCATGAACAATGTCTCTCTCATCATCATCTGGCTGGAAAAAAATGAGACACAGATACAAATTTTAAGTGGTGCtgtcataaaatatttattcaaacatacattaaatactAAAGAACAGCAATACAATAATTATGcaatatagtaaatatactttttctagctgacagaatattttttctgaggtaaatgtgacgaCATTgcttaaaagctatttattgacGTTTATTAACGTTTGCGCAGTTGAAACACTGCGATTACATGAGACAATACAGATTTCATACATTGTACTGTATCTTTAAACATATTCTCTGATGTTcatacatgtttatttcatgCTGTATCTACTAGTAAAGTgcaatattcaaatgcaaaaaagcaacaaaaacaacatttaaaaccactgtcatattaaagggttagttcacccaaaagtgagaattagcccatgatttactcaccctcaagccatcctaggtgtattacATTCTTGTTTCATATCGTTCATTCACttggccaaataaaaaatgtgcttgtccggaaaaaagttcgatatttttttgtttttccgtgcgtgtgtgcgttgtaaatataatttattctgaagcaatattctccccattgttcaatcagctttgatatatttaaatatgcatatttgtgatttaaaaaaaaaaatattgaatcatttgaaatgtaggatatttttaccttttataaagggaattttccccctaatcttattaaataaaggctctgcttcaggtttcattctatattgttaaatttgatcaatacattaaattaaaataagacaatataagggctgttaccaatcaaataaaataatttacactgaaaaatcacaactacattaaataatgttttgagatttgtagttttaaatagacaaatacaaatgttagaaagtatgtttaaacatgaaactaaacctccagtaggtggcagcaggtggccgtcttaatgagtgagccattgattcgttcattcaaacgattcattcaaacactgaatcgttcagttgctgtgagacgcgttacggttctgctgtgaacgattttcgctgctgaaatagaacaaacacactcaatattgcatctaaaatgtaagtgactaagtgaatgttaatgtaatgtttatggaaccgtcatatgaaatcagagtCACTTTCTGTCGTGATTgtattcaggaaacagcttaaatggctctagtgttgtaatttctcttCAAGAGGCTGCACGAGTGTCAACAGCGCAAACTTGTTATCGCCAtttcatcatatattattatccactatcaatcgccacttacactaaattaatgcacaaccattcttgcattttggtgattcgctaacgttagtttattttttgttttaatcaggcccttgtccatcgggcaagtaaaattctctttcacttgtcccagacaagcgttaatgtcgagccctgaatcagttatattaaaaaaagttctggctaatccaaaaattataaatggcagtgaatggctgcccAAATTTTGAAGCccagaaaaaaagtgcatctatcccagggctcgacattaacgcttgtggaTTTttcgaagggacaagtgaaagataattttacttgcccgatggacctgattaaaacaaaaaatagctagcgaatcaccaaaatgcaagaatgattgcattaatttagtgtaagtggcgattgatagtggataataatatataataggggtgggcgatatctcgatatttaaaatatatcgagatattttttcagctcgatatggatttggacatatcgtatatatcgatatattgtttatattaaattctgattccgccactttgctcgtttgccttctctgtgctgtgctcgctcccgctcgcgcgcctcccgcctcattgcttttccccctcccctcgcgtgttgtctcattgaacacggctgcttccacaaccaggtgaggattagttatcataTTGACAAGCGCGCacgttgttcaggactcagtttagagaccatgttttccttctaacacaactgcttgctaaaattcataaagaaatattaatgttcatcatagttcaaatcgcacgtttcacccacagtcaggtgattgacactggtgcgagacgcggtcgcaatcatgccagtttatgatctgtgtctaactgatcgcatggttttcggttaaaatgtcaaaatgatcgcatatcatttgaaaacatttaaaaagtattgcaatatcattactattattattttgtcagctttatcacgggattatgatgtataggtctattcatgttttaaccaagagggaaaaacgcttcatcccgggtgtcctgagacacgcggtgctcttctgtaagttgtagcctattgtatcatattatcatagcctaccttctgacattcatatttcgttctgtaactggaaaagaagtgaaattcagctcatgtgtagcctacatgatctgcatgatgagtttgaatttggtcaaactcatgacaaacatcactgtttgaattttgatacaaatttaacaggaaatggtgttatgacaaaatcagtttatttatatctcagtcatgcctccatctttctgcaaaatgcttactgtttactttaactgtaaaaaagggagtctttgattcatcttttgaaagcatgaaataaatgaaaagaaggcaatgttatttattttcttttacagttaaattattattatttatgtaatcagggagttttttttattttttttaaatgtcgcaaaagcacttgactacctctttgcacttcaattaaaaaaaaaagtttttgtggtatttggcatatttgtttttgctgtagtttttagggggttatttttcctgtaaagatatcgagatatatatcgtatatcgagatatagcaaaatatatcgagatatattttttgctccatatcgcccagccctaatatataatgaactgacgataacaaggtcgcgctgttgacactTGTGCAGCCTCTAGAGAAAACATTACAACACTTgacctgttttcctgaataccaccacgactgaaaatgacactgacttcatatgacagttcatagcaaaacaattaattaacattcacttaaattaacattcccttaaagtcacttacatttaagaagcaatatttaatgttttgttctatttcagcagtgaatatcattcacagcagaaccgcaacAAGTCACAGCAACATGTGagttactgaacgattcagcgtttgaatgaatcgtttgaatgtagtgctgcaacgacgcgtcgacgtcatcgatgacgtcgactacggaaatacgtcgacgttcgtgaaatgcgtcgacgcgtcgtgtcagacgttcatctcgcgtaatgttggcttctgctcctggttctatcacaaaaacctagaccgcaaatatcaaaagtatgggaatactttaaacagaggccaaacagtgactacgtttacatggacaacaatactccgatattaatctgattaagacaatactctgattaagaggctaccatgtagacagcgattaattaccttaatctgattaaagtcataatctaactacacataaatcggattaagacatgtggagtatgcctattttagtcgcattatcggagacatgtacacaccttaatctaactattaatgtcatgtcggagatttcgccgcattttgtgacaggacacacaacgttacacacaccagggaagtgcagaggggaggctttgtgggttggagcctctgccctttttgaaaattaatcaaaagtgcccctttcaacaatcatcgataatattgtggccaataaaacagaattggaattataattaatataacaacgtgtacaaaccAGAACAAATAGCGGAAAAGTCGCGTTTATCTTTTAcgtatctgtcagtctgaaatgtcgttgctatgggcgtgtgtgttttacttgactgctcattgtgaacactgcgacctctctctatatttttatttttatttttgttgtaataagtatgctcattgtaaaagtaaaatacaataagtttgtatctgcaatcgcaaaccagatgggtcattcagtgaacgcctgtggctcgacggcaggaaaaacaatccaaagagtcacgatttttaaacctttttcatcattaatcaaagctattattctaaatgtaggctgtcaatgaGGAGGAAAGAGGAGCAGTgtctcttaaaaaaaaacagaaagaggcaatacataatattacaaaaataaatcaacgtaaatgtagatataaaatattataaaaacgcatgttttgttatacttcttaatgtaaagtaacactgtccaacagcgacacccgcaggtgaacTTACAGCAGGTTTcctgagcccataaaattaacacacctgccaaagtcacgctatgattggatgttggagaacgTAGCGTGGCAttggggacgtaatgacgtgccataatcgatctatgttctacaacatgtaaaacgggaacatgaacggagtactctaaaagcaactcatgtaaacaccttaatcagaatattgtcttatttagaataaggtcaataattagattactggtgtccatgtaaacgtagtcagtgtttcccacacatagactaatttgtggcggactgccacataatcaataacggccgccacattcgtcattcattcatttttacgctatttaaaagacgcaggcatattcgtttagctgcatttccttaacttctctctccgcccttttgcgtgtctactcactcacacacacacacacgtgttgcattcgaccgtaaaacaagttttattgcattttggcgcatttagtatgacatagcttttaaaaccagagcagttgaataacagagttgcgacacgccttcatcacgcagcagcgcgcggtcacggcgctcatataattctaaacaaaccagcgcggtgtcaatcaatacagaccagtgtttcccaaccgggatcccgagcaaaaggtggcgggacgcacttacacttcggttcatctcacacctgatgacgcatctttaatatgggttgtaacgtgaaaataatgctgtatgtatgtttctgtcgatggatacacgcgCTGACTCCTCAGGttcactacaacaacagcgataataaaagaaaaacgtgggcaactctctctttgtaaactttataaaacgcatgcgagtgctgctgtacgtccgaatatgagcagtcattttcaccgtcatcacccccgtgtagccaggagactcgaatgagaagatctgtctttgtgcactcgtcccaaagctcgcaaatattgagttatctttcaaatcctgtgcttaaacggacaaactcacaaaaagtatgtcaaactgtcatagcctactctatgccttaagtgaactttatacagaaaatacgacgactatccgtgggtcttaaaggggcagtagcattcactgctgtctgtttaatgtcaaacaaaagataaagacatcactcactgctcctgactgaatagcttttgtaagtttaataaggattattttttaattttaaacagttaaatgtgtggttattttacttttgattacttaattccatttctct
Encoded here:
- the LOC137046253 gene encoding olfactory receptor 8G17-like; its protein translation is MDNLTFRHSILLIEGLKVTPQSSYPVFILLFLAYVFIMVSNFGLIVLISTEKNLHHPMHFLFCNLPLNDMLGTTVILPRLMQDILKEPSERYITYMECVTQAYFVHVFIAACHYVLIIMAFDRYVAICNPLRYSAIMTNKMVLKLTAFAWALAILLVTIMLGLTVRLSHCRSKIENPFCDNASLFKLSCESVVINNVYGIVYTVAVLCFSSVSIFITYVKIAVVCRSSKSKALNSKAIKTCSTHLAVYLVMFFSGAIMTFLHRFPEYSDNRKLTSIMFHIVPPGLNPLVYGLQTKEIRQKIAKLWWGKKVISV